In one window of Carcharodon carcharias isolate sCarCar2 chromosome 14, sCarCar2.pri, whole genome shotgun sequence DNA:
- the LOC121287043 gene encoding zinc finger protein 229-like, with the protein MENLQMGSSNQTSHQDLPELHLSLGPEAHQPLNMEEMHTIQKGEKPYVCSICGRTFSRSFNLERHKRNHTGEQPYKCGDCGKGFSYPSELETHRRSHTGEKPFTCSVCGKRFSQLSSLQTHQGIHTTQKPFSCSVCGKGFIRPAYLEIHRRSHTGERPFTCSVCGKGFTQSSHLLTHQRVHTGERPFSCSVCTKRFTQLSSLLAHQRVHMGERPFTCSVCGKGFKTLPRLETHQRSHTMEKPVICSVCGKGFNCPAHLEIHQRSHTGERPFSCSVCEKRFICSSHLMKHQRIHTGERPFSCSVCGKRFNCASYLEIHRRSHTGERPFTCSVCGKGFTCSSNLLTHQRVHTGEGPFTCSVCGKGFKTLSKLETHRHIHTGERPFTCSVCGKEFNYPSQLETHRRSHTGERPFTCSVCGKGFTRSYHLLIHQRVHSGERPFKCSVCGKGFTCSPDLLRHQQAHV; encoded by the coding sequence ATGGAGAATTTACAGATGGGAagctcaaaccaaacatcacatcaagatcttCCAGAGTTGCACCTTTCACTAGGACCTGAAGCTCATCAACCTTTGAATATGGAAGAGATGCACACCATTCAGAAAGGTGAGAAGCCATACGTGTGTTCTATATGTGGGCGAACCTTCAGCCGGTCGTTCAATCTGGAGAGACACAAGCGAAACCACACTGGGGAGCAACCCTATAAATGtggagactgtgggaagggatttagctATCCTTCTGAGTTGGAAACTCATCGACGTagccacactggggagaaaccattcacctgctctgtgtgtggcaaGCGATTCAGTCAATTGTCcagcctgcagacacaccaggGAATTCATACTACACAGAAGCCGTTCAGTTGCTCAGTGTGTGGGAAAGGGTTCATTCGGCCGGCTTACCTTGAAAtccatcgacgcagtcacactggagagaggcctttcacctgctctgtctgtgggaaaggattcactcagtcttCCCACCtattgacacaccagcgagttcacactggggagaggccattttcCTGCTCTGTATGCACAAAAAGATTTACTCAGTTGTCGAGCCTGTTGGCACATCAACGAGTTCACAtgggagagaggccattcacctgctcagtgtgtggaaagggattcaaaacccttcccaggCTAGAAACTCATCAACGTAGTCACACTATGGAGAAACCGGTCATCTGCTcggtgtgtgggaaaggatttaaTTGCCCAGCTCATCTAGAAATTCATCAGCGTAGTCACACCGGAGAAAGGCCTTTCAGCTGCTCTGTTTGTGAAAAGAGATTCATTTGTTCATCGCACTTGATGaaacaccaacgcattcacactggggagaggccgttcagctgctccgtgtgtgggaagagattcaattGTGCATCCTACCTGGAAattcatcgacgcagtcacactggagagaggcctttcacctgctctgtgtgtgggaaaggattcacttgtAGCTCCAACCTGCTGACgcaccaacgagttcacactggggaggggccatttacctgctctgtgtgtggaaagGGTTTTAAGACCCTGTCCaagctggaaactcatcgacacattcacactggggagaggccgttcacctgctctgtgtgtgggaaagagttcAATTACCCATCCCAGCTAGAAACTCATCgccgcagtcacactggggagaggccatttacctgctctgtgtgtgggaagggattcactcgatcATACCATCTGCTCATTCATCAGCGAGTTCAttctggagagaggccatttaaATGTTCTGtttgtggaaagggattcacttgttcacctgacctgctgagacaccagcaagctCATGTCTGA